Below is a genomic region from Oreochromis niloticus isolate F11D_XX linkage group LG13, O_niloticus_UMD_NMBU, whole genome shotgun sequence.
GTCTGCTTTTATGCACAGCACTGTGCTGTAGTCAAGCAATGCCACTCCTACACATACACAGTGACAATGTAACAATGGAAGATCATTGCTGAGAGTCAAggaaggtgtgaatgtgtgtcttttatATTTGCAGGTCAGTCAATGTGTGGGATTTTTGTATAGATACGGCAGGCAtctctgaaagttgtaacacagaggtttggcctgatttggatctgagcaactctgagtgagcaaatgcaaatgtgccaggcctcaaggataatgggtggtttgcacaacaaaagcaggaggagaatcgagctgacgacctgtgaaaatctcagcaggggtgcttaacacctcgggacttgcaccagaaaataaaaaacccagtaattctagggggtgttgggtttagggaagttacgcaaatttgcggaGGTTTAGTAAATCTAGTGAaggaattaaattaaattagtaaAGGCTtagtaattctagtgttaacACTAGAACATTCTAGTGTTAACACTAACGTTCTAGTGTTAACACTAGAATTGctgagcctttttttttcctggtgcaagtccctactactagatttattagccctgcgcaaatttgcgtaaatcCCCTGAACCTAAGACCTCCTAGAAttactgacttttttattttctggtggaagtcccgaggtgtttATCATCCCTGTTGAAAtcttcacaggtcgtcagctcgattctcctcctgcttttgttgtgcaaaccacccattgtctttgaggcctggcacatttgcatttgttcACTGAGAGTAGCTCCGATCCAAGGCAAGAGAAAAATCTGTGTTACAACCCTCAAAAATGCCTGCTGTATCTATACAAAATATCCCACACATTGACTGACCTGCAAATAtgaaagacacacattcacaatatatggaaAAACAAGTCTGtttaatttataaaaaattGTGTGAAAACAGAATCAATAGTTGTTAATATAATGGCATGAGTGGCATATGTGATCTCTCCAgctttgcatgttctctcttCTGCCTGTTCAtgtaaaaatagcaaaaattaaaaaaacaaaaaacataaaaaataaattcttgGTTTCTCAGGGACAGGGACTATGGTAGAGGACTTGAAGCAGGCAGGCACATGACATGCCTGCAGTGAGGAgttgaaaatgccagaaaacactgggGCCAGCTCGTTTGCACAGTGGCTGAGGGTGTCAGGAGACACACCGTCTGGGCCAGGAGCTTTTCGACCATTCAGACTCTTGAACTGCTTCCTCACATCTGCTTCATGAATATGAAGAGTTGTGGTgggagaaggtggtgtgaaATCCTCCTTGGTGTGGGGTGTGGAGGGAGGTGTTGTAGGTGAAGTttttgatggtggtgatggctctatggaggggggagaggtgggGGAATGAGTGTCCAAAGTGTCTCTATTGTTGGGGCCGTTGAAGGTGTGAAGGCTGCTCGATGGGTCGTCAAAATGGCAGTAAAAGTCGTTAAGGGTGTTGGCCAAGAGCAAGTCATCAGTGGAGTGGGGGGTTTTAGGCTTGTAGTTGGTAATATTCCTAAAACTTTTCCACACAGAGGCCGAGTCATTCTCTgaaatctgctgctgcatcttcTCAGAGTGCTGATGTTTAGCAATGTCCACTTCTTTAGTGAACCTGTACTTGGCCTCTCTGTAGCACTCCCTGTCTCCGCTTCTGAACGCCTTTCTCCTTTCCAGCCACAGCTTTTTGAGTTTAGGAATAAACCAGGGTTTGTCATTGTTATAACTCACCCTGGTGCATGATGGCACAATGCTGTCCTCGCAGAAGTGGACATAGGAGGTGACAGTGTCCGTAAACTCATCCCAGCTGTTAGAAGCAGCCTTCATTGTGTCCCAGTCTGTAGACTCCAAACACGTGTGAAGCTCCTCCACAGCCTTGTTGCTCCACAGTTTTTTAGTCCTCACGACAGGTTTGGAGAGCTTCAGCCTCTGTCTGTACGCGGGGATCAGGTGGACCATGACATGGTCAGAAAGTCCGAGTGAAGCGCGGAGCACCGCACGATAGGCCCCGCTGATCGTGCTGTAACAATGGTCCAATGTCCTCTCCTCTATGGTCGGGTATTTAATATACTGCTTGTATTTGGGAAGCTCTTGGCTCAGATTGACTTTGTTAAAGTCCCCAAGAGCAATAATGAGAGAGTCCGGGAATGTCCGCTCCATGTGCAGTATCTGCTCCGCGAGTGCGCACTGAGCTGCCTGCACATCCGCATCTGGCGGGATGTAAACAGCGGCCAAGATGAATGAAGCAAACTCCCGCGGAGAATAAAACGGTTTGCAGTGAATAAAAAGGTATTCCAGAGAGGAAGAGCAGTGCTGAGCAATCACTGTTACATCTGTGCACCAGCCACTATTAATGTAGAAGCAGACACCTCCACCTGTGGTCTTGCCAGAGAGAGAGGCCTGCCGGTCCGCGCGCAGCAGATGAAAACCCTCCAGCTTGAGCGCGCAGTCCGGGATGTCCTCACAGAGCCACGACTCCGTAAAACATAAGACACAGGAGGAGGCAAAGTCTCTGTTCATGCTTCTCATCAGGGGCAGCTCGTCCATCTTATTCCTGAGTGAGCATACGTTGGAAAGGAAGATCCCAGGAAGAGCAGTTCGCAGACGCACGAGTGCGCCGGCTCGCTTTCCTCTCCTTCGGCGTCTCACTTTCCTGGTCAAAGTCTGCAGTAAATCTGCCGCAGATGCGACAAATATTGGAAGTAAATCCACAGGTGTTGTAGTCCTGTAGTTAAAAAGCTCTTCTCTGGTGTAAGAATATCCAGAGGAGTGCTTAGACACACaagttatgcacaaaaacaaaacagaagtaaCGCACTGAAGCACCAGGGCATCCATATGCGGCGCCATATGTCATTGCCATATTACATACAATATTTATATAAACCCATTTACAGTGAGCTTCATCTAAATTTACCATTctctaattattttaattactcCCCACCAGGGAGTGTACAGTCAATCAAGCCCACAGAACAGAGCAGGACTGGAATTTGTCAGTTCATGAACTGatggcattcatttcaattcTGTTTGTAAGACCAATCATGTGTCCTGTTGGTGCCATTGTGGATTGCTGATCAGAAAGATTTCTGGTGCCAGTAATCCAAGAGACAATGCCCCAagatagattcatttcaattatgcaacaccttcgatttgatgacagggacacgcgggcagaacgggtgaaaacagacaaatttgcggcgatctccgacatctggacacgcttcaacgagaactgtgctaagagtttcactccaggagaacacatgaccatagatgatcagctgttccctaccaaggttcgttgtccattcacacagtatatcgcaaccaagccagacaaatttgggatcaagttctggatggccacggatttggaGATCAAATATGTCTTCATGCAGTGCAAAACAATGTTACTgggcacggtgaataaagtccggcgagaacttcctcaacttgcaaaagaCACTACACAGcgagaggtattctccacttcagtgcttagaagtgTCTTGCACCAGgcagtgccaggtgcaagacagctgcaacaggaatcgcagcactctggcgccggtgcccacctctcaattttaaatccatgtagacattgagggttctcaggaggggccgtgctaacacctgctgctctctggcaacagcaccatgccctcccttgttttaaatgcactttagaacaacacgcagcaacactacacatgagcgggaggagggaggtatggggtcttcacacaccccgttctctactagccatcggggcgggggctgggaggaggtgttggctgtccgattggcctccctgctgctgcggagcctggggcggtctgcttgcctccaccccgggggaaagggtcacatctcttgggtctgggtgccgtttccccctctgggggcgagggtacctggacccggggcatagagtatgtttggggagtatgattgtgtgtacatgtccatgtatgtctatccctacgttgggtgagtgctgagtgtttgtatatgtgtgcatgagggtgggaaagcatgtttatgtctgtgtgtgcctgtttgtctgtgtctatatgtcaggtcgggtcttagactccacctccctgggtactcccaggccctccaagtgtggaggcctatctcccctcaccacactccctgctggtaactgatgccctcaggggttggtgcattggtggttcttggtgtccggggctgggcgctcaggtatgcaccagctcactcccggtggctacttggcggggcctggtgcctgtcgctcggtcaggcctcttccggggcaaagggggccctcgggcctccggcctcggggcctgcaactcggttcactctggcacagctggctgccggcagagccggcgggcacgccagtgcagccccctctggcttctgctccggggctactgggtgaccccctcgtctggggatctcctcagcccttcccaggagggtggcacggatgcccctccggtggtactccttgggctcaagcactctggggcctctggatgtctggagcctggatctcctccatgcctgcttcatgccctgggggacggggctatggccctccacaccctctagcagaccgttacatggggaaaccttttgtatacaagcgcgttgatccacacaggtgtgcacacgggtgttcactgttcgtagacattaactacacctttcttagctgctacttcaaagcacattgtgcgctgtctgtcctgcatgctgcacaacaactttcaatatttagtatttactgctgttcacactcagctagattaacgtgatggtgttgtgtttagtatgttgcttagtttttgtttggttttttttttgcttgtcttctcttctttttcgctcaacaggtgatccaggagatttttttttctctttgtctttataagtgccctttctcactgtcccttttcccttctgtttttcttttccttcctctctttctttctccctttcctatcccccagtcatgtctgtcccatctgtaacaactgaaaataaaataaatgataacaacaaagtttgatcaaatggaccaatacggcaatgccatgatgatccatttggcaaaataaatccatttggtatccttgttggtcttcagacaacaattctgacggctaaagaaccaaatgggacagacaaaaaaaaccaaacaaacaaacaaacaaaaaaaacaaacaggaataGCAGCAGGTTAACCTGTGTCAGAAATTCGCGACTCAgagtaaacaaatacaaatgttgcacaaacacaaatgcagcTAATCTGTCTTTATTAGTTCCACaggtggaaaatctgcattgtcattgcagaaaagtggacagtgcaagaCAAAcgcagcaaaaataataataaaaataaaaactgtaccaAGAGCACAgcatagaaagtgcactatacaaacaatctggaaacataaatatggacacgtgtATTGAAAAAtattggtgtgtgtgtattatgtatgtgtgtatgtatgtatgtataaataGACTGTATGTATATTATGTACAGAGTGGATATATAATTATATGTACAACACTGTGTATATATCTTTATGGACAGGCACACAATGTAGTGACAAGGATTGACAAGAACTAATATTGCATATGAAAAATATTGCACATATAAACTACCATGGTGTGTTGGAGGCTGCAGGTACTTGTTGTAGAGTCTTGAAATGATTGGAAGGAAAGACCTGAACCTCTCCTGGTTGGGgtttgggggagggtgtgtttgcacaacaaaagcaggagaacaatggagctgaaggcctgtgaaaatctcagcagggtgCTATGAGGTGTTAGGTTCAGGGGAATTTACACAAATATGCGCAGGGTTAGTAAATGTAGTGGTAGAGACTTGcaccaggaaaaaaaaggctcagtaattccAGTGCTagcaccccgctgagattttcacaggccTTCAGCTCctttgttctcctgcttttgttgtgcaaacacaccctccacCAACCAGGAGAgatttgtgtatgtgtaggaGTGGCATTGCATGACTACAGCACAGTGCTGTGCATAAAAGCAGACCGACCAGGAGGGAGAATCATTTCTTCTTCGCATTTCTGAGAATGCACATCAGGATGGCCTCCGTATCACTGCCACGCAGGAAGAACCTCTCTGCGCAAAAGACTTTGGCCTTGCTTCAGGAAATGGACGCAGCAGATTCTGATGGAGGAGAAGTTTCATTTGTCCAGCAGGCCACTGATGCCTCCTCAGAAGAATCTGAAAAGGAGACGGAACAAGAACCCAACATGCCTCCACGGAAGAGGCCCCGTGGTACTGGGAAGCCCAGCCAGAGCCACACGGCAAAAGACGGCACTGTGTGGGTTGAGGAGGACATTGGAATGCCCAGTGCAGTAGCAAATCGCTCGTGCTTCACTGCACAAGCTGGACCCACAGAGTCTGCTAAGGTTTGTCATTGCCATATTACATATGATATTTATATAAACCCATTTAGAGTGAGGTTCATGTAAATTTACCATTCTCTATTTGTTTATCTTCCAACAGCGTAAGATTACAAGTGTGCTCCAAAGCTTCCTTTGCCTGTTAGACGTGGGAATGCTGCACACCATCAGGGAGTGTACGGTCCATCAAGCCCGCAGAACAGAGCCGGACTGGAATTTGTCAGTTCATGAACTGatggcattcatttcaatccTGTTTGTAAGAGCAATCATGTGTCCCGTTGGTGCCATTGTGGATTGCTGGTCAGAAAGATTTCTGGTGCCAgtaatcaaagagacaatgccccgagatagattcatttcaattatgcaacacCTTCGATTTGATGACAAGGACACGCGGACAGAacgggtgaaaacagacaaatttgcggcgatctccgacatctggacacgcttcaacgagaactgtgctaagagtttcactccaggagaacacatgaccatagatgaacagctgttccctaccaaggttcgttgtccattcacacagtatatcgcaaccaagccagacaaatttgggatcaagttctggatggccacggatttggacaccaaatatgtctgcagtgcatctccttacttgggaaaggaccccagtcgtcagaagggagagaggctggcagagaacgtggtcatgaacctgatggagccgtttttggatgatgggagaaacgtcacaacggacaatttctttacttcactgtcactgtcgcacagactgctgGAGCGCAAAACAACGTTACTGGACACGGTGAATAAAATCCggcgtgaacttcctcaacttgcaCGGATGTATTCTGTAAGAGCAGCAACACACAGGTGGCCAGTAGCAgttttctacaatatgctggacctggcggcggggaatgcctacattttgtacaacgcatgtacagggtggacaggcaaaagaagattgtttctgaGTCTTCTAGCTCAGGAACTTCGTtgccgattcatgcagcacaaggaaatatTTGCACAggctgctgaagctgctgcagctgctgtgccagggactgtaaagacaacgcagtgccaggtgcaagagagctgcaacaggaatcgcagcaggTTTAAATGTGCAACATGTCagaaattcacctgtgccaaatgcagggatgatgaacactgggtctgcaaacgctgtacagtttgaaacactttgaaataaaacagacttgtgtacccatatattgtgaatgtgtgtcttttgtatCGATATGgctgtaacacagaggtttggcctgccttggatctgagtaaacaaatgccaatgttgcacaaacaaacacacacacacacacacacacactgcatttaTTAGTCACACAAGTGgaaaatgcaagaaaaaagCAGCAAGAATAAAAACTGTACCAAGAGcacagtatagaaagtgcactatacaaacaatctggaaacataaatatggacacgtgtATTAAAGGGCATTGTTGGTGCCAGGGACCTCCTTCCTACATGGTGGGGGCTtctgttttttcatattaaaacttttaaaaagtttaacaaAGTTCAAAAACTGCTTAAAATAACAGCCATGGTACTTATAAAGGAGTTAATTACCTGGTACTAATCCTGCTTATAAATACTCCACTGATCACAGACTGTATAAAATAAACATAGATTTCTTCATCACCACATCTgtatatacagtctgtgctaCAGATCAGTAATGATCCAGTTGATTGCATTAAAATGGGGTTTAGCCGGCAGTGATTTCACGCAGCACTCTCAGGTACATGTATGAAATTCTGCTgttgtaaaggaaaaaaaagcttaaaattcATTTTAGAAGATAATAGAATTTAATTTATAAAAAGCGGACTACGTATGAATGAATGTAAATGTCTTCAAATGTAATATATCTTCTTGCATTTGTTTTGGAGaactctttaaaaaacaataagTATCTATAAAAAGATACTTTAACAACCTCTTGATTTTACTGACCTCTAGTAATGGATTTGCTCACCTTGCTGTGGGGATGAAGAAAAGTACCCCATTATGTGTGACTGTGACAGTGTTGGGTGAAGTTACAGGTCTAACCGACTCTGCTCATGAGTAATGGTGGGTGCAGGGTCTCTGCGCCACAGATACACTGTAACCACAAACTCCTGTGAAACCCTACACCATAACCTATGCAATAACCTGACGTGCACCTCCCTAGAAATGTAACCATACACTGGCTTATCTTCTGTCATCTTCTgccttattttctgttttgaacTGTCTAGAAGAGAATTGATCACCTCAAGTGGAGAAACTTCCCAGCGAACGACTCTTTTGGTGGTAAAATTGCAAAGTACCACACACGAGTATAAATATTGGCAACGACATTGACCACATGGTTAAGTTGTGCTTATTCAGTGCAGATGCATAAATAATGCATTAGAATGCAACAAGCAACAATCCTTCAACTGTTTAGGGTACTAATGCACTATTTTTATTCTGATATTTGAGCTTCTGCATATGTAAATTTAGTATCGGTTGCCATTTCAGTGATAAAATGTCCTAAGCAGTGTGATAATTAGCCTTAAAACTTGCTCAACACTGAACTATTAAACCAGAAACATTTAACTCGTGAAAAGTTACATGTcctttgtttatttcctttatgTCCGTGTGAACACagtctgtatataaaagatggacgtagccaCCAGGTCTGAAGCATGGGTCCAAAAGATGTTAGGTTATGAATTCCTATGAGTTCATGGACTTCATCAGTAGTTTCAGGTCTTTCTCTATACAGCATGGTGTTCATTTTGCAAACGGTAGTCCCATTCAGAGTAAAATAGATGATGCAGGCAGTTTTAGGGTGTTAGGGTGGCTATCTTGTGATTGACAAGTTGTTTGGTGTCTCTTGTGTTTGGTTGCACTAAGAGAGCCTCTAAGGAGtcagaaattctttttttttggtaaggcatttttattttaagcctttttttctcttaagcCAACATTAACATCCATGTTAATATCCCTGAACTGCATGATCAACTCGACCCTCTTGCCTAAATTTGAGGACATCAGGTTTCAAAATGCCCAGATCTTGATCACCCAGATGTGAAACTTTACGCTTCAAAGCAGCAGATCATAAATCAGTCGGTGGGATTAGGTTTCTGTGTCTGACACAGTCTGAAGCAGGGTCTTGTGGGGTATAATTGATATGCATCTCAGCATTAATAGCATGTTTAAAATGGTCATGTTGACCCTTGTGAAGCATGCCTTTGCAGATTAGGATGTCTGGATTGAGAAGAGAAAGCTGTGGAGGACAGCACTTCAAATGATTGTATCATAATCTTTGACATGTTATCATTGGCGCTCTAAAAACTTCAGGGGAtctggtgtgtttttgtttttttttaaaattctattCTTGCTGTCCCGCATTGGCCTGTGTTACGCAAGAAGGCTTTCAAAAATCTGATGTTATCTTTGATATCGGGGGGGGGGAATAAAAGAGGAGGAACTGatgccatttttcttttctggcaGCATTTTCCCAAttaaaacttcaaatatcttgTGTAACTGCTGTTGAGCTATTATACAAGATATTTATACAAGATGCTTATACAATTATACAAGTTTTCAACATAGCAGGATTTGCTGGTGTGCGGAGTTTAAAATGAAGCCCTAGTCTGCTGTCAAAGATCAAACAGACAGATTAAGGTGGAGACGGAGCGGTTTGGAAGGCTAGTGGCGGCAGATGCAGGGATGAACGGATGAAATGAGGCCAGTGTCATCCCGTCTCATTTATTATGCAGGGTTGGGAGGGGATTAGCCTCACTTACATAACTCCATCTCCCCTACCCCCCAGCCCCCTAACTAGCATACCCCCCCCTTTTCCCCACCCTCCCCAAACGCTCTCCCTCTCTTCTGAGACCATTCGATTGGTGTTGGCCTCTTTGTTATTCCAGTATTTTGAttctctgttctttttttttcctcttcaagAGAAAAATGCATAAAGAcaggaggcagctggagactgCAAATggagggacaacagggagagaTGTTGGAGAGACATAGCGAGAGAGACAACCATCAGGAATAGAAGGAAATGGAAGACACAATCTTTATTACCAGCGACGGTTATAAAGATCTGCAGATAAAGcaaaaggaaaagaggaaacaggaagaaaaagggGGAATAGGGGAGCTTTGGGGGTGGATGAGAGAGTCTATTTATAGTTTATCCCTGCTGTTGGGTTAAACCGCATGGTCCAGTGCAGCACAGCTCAGTGTCCATGTCAGCCCTCATGTCAGTCTCCATTAGCTCCACGCACAAACACGCACTATATATATAAGTTCTGTATATACCCCGAGGATGTAAACACAGGCTGTCACAAGAACATGGGTACGCTGACCTGCCACTGAAGTAAAGGAAAATTACACACCAGCAGatctgagcgtgtgtgtgtgtatgaagcACTGACATGCTGGAGATATTCGTTAaacggtgtgtgacagaaaataGGCAAAAACTGCACACTATTCAGCTCAGCTCTTCGACAAAGGCTGCACTTCTGAGAGGATtcagaacacacacagagactttTTTTTGTGTTCCTCTGACATTTCCTCCTGCCTTCACTTCTTAATCTTGGGAATAAGTTAATCACACCATCTCTTCAAGCTCCTTTTTGTTCCCAGATCACATTTGCATATCTGTTCACTTCCTCCCTCCCGCGGTCTCCTTCGTACGTACAGCTATAGGTACACGTGAAGGTGAATGCATGTGTTTCAGAGGGAGAAGCATGTTCACTCGACCCAGTCTAACTGTGGTCTGAGTCTGATGTCATTGCTGCTGCAggcaaacgcacacacacacaggcaaaaaTGCACAATCGTTTAAATTGATTAAATGCAGGAGTGCagtatttctgaaaaaaaaaaaaaccccacacatttatttatgttgGTTATTTGCAGTAGCATTTCTGACTGGAGGTAGTTTTGCTTTTATGTTCTTGCATTTGTGCCTCTGTtgcaaat
It encodes:
- the LOC112841966 gene encoding uncharacterized protein LOC112841966, yielding MAPHMDALVLQCVTSVLFLCITCVSKHSSGYSYTREELFNYRTTTPVDLLPIFVASAADLLQTLTRKVRRRRRGKRAGALVRLRTALPGIFLSNVCSLRNKMDELPLMRSMNRDFASSCVLCFTESWLCEDIPDCALKLEGFHLLRADRQASLSGKTTGGGVCFYINSGWCTDVTVIAQHCSSSLEYLFIHCKPFYSPREFASFILAAVYIPPDADVQAAQCALAEQILHMERTFPDSLIIALGDFNKVNLSQELPKYKQYIKYPTIEERTLDHCYSTISGAYRAVLRASLGLSDHVMVHLIPAYRQRLKLSKPVVRTKKLWSNKAVEELHTCLESTDWDTMKAASNSWDEFTDTVTSYVHFCEDSIVPSCTRVSYNNDKPWFIPKLKKLWLERRKAFRSGDRECYREAKYRFTKEVDIAKHQHSEKMQQQISENDSASVWKSFRNITNYKPKTPHSTDDLLLANTLNDFYCHFDDPSSSLHTFNGPNNRDTLDTHSPTSPPSIEPSPPSKTSPTTPPSTPHTKEDFTPPSPTTTLHIHEADVRKQFKSLNGRKAPGPDGVSPDTLSHCANELAPVFSGIFNSSLQACHVPACFKSSTIVPVPEKPRIYFLCFLFF